One region of Triticum aestivum cultivar Chinese Spring chromosome 6B, IWGSC CS RefSeq v2.1, whole genome shotgun sequence genomic DNA includes:
- the LOC123134397 gene encoding transcription factor UNE12, protein MALVREPMVTYDGGFDALVYGGHDALLGGVDTTVLFGGYNYAHDEPAGAAGAYVPESASWAGAGMSVLAFDRAAPARGPGAQVVAQEEADCDAWMDAMDEDQHAGPASTIGFDPATGCFSLMQSSGGAGRPFGLLFPSTSNGSPDAPAPARGSSKRSYAARVQDAEPRASKKPCGARRKTSKAKPAARTTTSPKGDPQSLAAKNRREKISERLRTLQELVPNGTKVDMVTMLEKAVSYVKFLQLQVKVLATDEFWPAQGGTAPEISQVKEALDAILSSQRGQLD, encoded by the exons ATGGCGTTAGTGCGGGAGCCGATGGTGACGTACGACGGCGGGTTCGACGCGCTCGTCTACGGTGGCCACGACGCGCTGCTCGGAGGCGTGGACACGACGGTGCTCTTCGGGGGCTACAACTACGCCCACGACGAGCCAGCCGGCGCCGCCGGCGCCTACGTGCCGGAGAGCGCGAGCTGGGCGGGCGCGGGGATGTCCGTGCTCGCATTCGACCGTGCCGCGCCCGCGCGAGGCCCCGGCGCCCAGGTAGTCGCGCAGGAGGAGGCGGACTGCGACGCGTGGATGGACGCCATGGACGAGGACCAGCACGCAGGGCCGGCGTCGACCATAGGGTTCGATCCAGCCACGGGCTGCTTCAGCCTGATGCAGAgctccggcggcgcggggcggccgtTCGGGCTCCTGTTCCCGAGCACGTCCAACGGCTCGCCCGACGCCCCGGCGCCGGCGCGCGGTTCCTCGAAGCGATCGTACGCGGCGCGCGTGCAGGATGCGGAGCCGCGGGCCTCCAAGAAGCCGTGCGGCGCGCGCAGGAAGACGAGTAAGGCGAAGCCGGCGGCGCGCACCACCACCTCGCCCAAGGGGGACCCGCAAAGCCTCGCCGCAAAG AACCGACGGGAGAAGATCAGCGAGCGGCTGCGGACACTGCAGGAGCTGGTTCCCAACGGCACCAAGGTCGACATGGTCACCATGCTCGAGAAGGCCGTCAGCTACGTCAAGTTCCTGCAGCTGCAAGTCAAGGTGCTGGCGACGGACGAGTTCTGGCCGGCGCAAGGGGGAACAGCGCCGGAAATCTCCCAGGTGAAGGAGGCGCTGGACGCCATCTTGTCGTCGCAGAGGGGGCAACTGGACTGA